The sequence CTCGGAAGGTGACCCCGGCCTGCTCCAGGGCCTCGGCCACCACCGGGCGGATGTTGCGGATGTGGGCCCGGGAGGCCAGTTCCGGGACGATCCCGCCGTACTCGGCGTGCAGACGGACCTGGGAGGACACCACGCTGGACAGGACCCGTCCGCCGTCCGCCAGGACGGCCGCCGAGGTGTCGTCACAGGAGGTTTCGATCCCCAGGGTCAGCATCGGGCCTCTCCCGTGCCGTCAGCCGGCCAGCGCCTTCAGCGACGTGATGAAGGGGGGGCGGGCCACGCCGCGATCGGTGATGATGGCACTCACCAGGTGGTTCGGGGTGACGTCGAAGGCGGGGTTTCGGATCCCCACGCCCTCGGGGGTCAGCCGGGTCTCGCCGACGTGGGTCACCTCCCGGTCCGGGCGCTCCTCGATGGGGATGTCCGCCCCCGAGGGGAGGCTCAGGTCGAGAGTGGAGAGGGGGGCGGCCACGTAGAAGGGGATGCGGTTCTCCCGGGCGGCCAGGGCGGCCATGTAGGTCCCGATCTTGTTGGCGGTGTCTCCGTTGGCGGCGATCCGGTCGGCCCCCACCACCACGGCCTGGATATATCCCCGGGCCATGAAGTGCCCCGCCATGTTGTCGGTGATGACGGTGACGGGGATGCCCAGCTTCTTCAACTCCCAGGCGGTGAGGCGGGACCCCTGGAGGAAGGGGCGCGTCTCGTCGGCGAAGACCCGGACCCGCTTGCCGTACTCGGCGGCGGCGCGGATGACGCCCAGGGCGGTCCCGTAACCGCCCGTGGCCAGGCCGCCCGCGTTGCAGTGGGTCAGGAAGGTGGTGTTGTCGGGGATGAGCATCTGACCGTGGTGGCCGATGCGCCGGCAGCACTCCACGTCCTCGAGGTGGATGTTCACCGCTTCCCGGGCCATGGCCGCGGCCACTTCCGGCCAGGGGCGACCGTCCAGGGCGGCGAAGGTTTTCCGCATCCGGCGGATGGCCCAGAAGAGGTTGACCGCCGTGGGCCGGGTGGCGGACAGGCACTCGCAGACGGCCTCGAACCGGGCCGTTCGCTCCGCCGGGCCCAGGTCCGCCGGGATCTCGGCCACGCCCTGGGCGACCCCCATGGCGGCCGCGATCCCGATGGCGGGAGCGCCCCGGATGAGCATGCCGCGGATGGCCTCGGCGGTCTCCGCGCTGGTCCTGCAGGTGGCGTAGACCTCCCGGTTGGGGAGGAGCCGCTGGTCGATCATGACGACGCCCTCGGGCGTCCACTCGATGGTTTTGAACATGAATCCTCACGTCAGAATTCAGAATCCAGAATTCAGAATTCAGAATGGAATCGATGCATTAACGCATTCTGGATTCTGAATTCTCCTTCATCAATCCAGGTCCTGTTCCACGATCCCGCGGCGAGGGGGTTCGGGCGGGGCGGGGGAAGGACCTTCCTCGAACTCGGTTTCCGCGGGCGGGGGAGGCTCCGCGAACGGCTCCGACGGCCGTCCCTTGAGGTACTCCTTCATGAAGGCGATCCAGATGGGCAGGGCATTCTTGGACCCGGTCTCCCCCGACCCCAGGGACTTCTTCTCGTCCATGCCCACCCAGGCCCCCGCGGTGAGGGAGGGGGTGAAGCCGATGAACCAGGTGTCGGTGTAGTCGTTGGTGGTCCCGGTCTTCCCGCCGCAGGCAACCTTGAGCTCGTTGGCCTTCGCGGCGGTGCCGAACTGCACCACCCCCTGGAGCATGGAGACCATCTGCCGGGCGACGCCCTGGGGGATCACGTTCATGGCCGACTTCTGGTGCTCCTCGAGGACCTCCCCGTGGGCGTCCTCGATCCGCTCGATGATGAAGGGCTGGGCCCGCTGGCCGTCGTTCGGGAAGACCGAGAAGGCGGACACCAGTTCCAGCAGCGTCATCTCGTTGGCCCCGAGCGCGGTGGAGGGGTAGGGCCGCAGGACCGCCGTGACCCCGAAGCGCTTCGTGGTCTGGATGACCTTGGAGATCCCCACGTCGCACGCCAGGCGGACCG is a genomic window of Acidobacteriota bacterium containing:
- the mtnA gene encoding S-methyl-5-thioribose-1-phosphate isomerase, which gives rise to MFKTIEWTPEGVVMIDQRLLPNREVYATCRTSAETAEAIRGMLIRGAPAIGIAAAMGVAQGVAEIPADLGPAERTARFEAVCECLSATRPTAVNLFWAIRRMRKTFAALDGRPWPEVAAAMAREAVNIHLEDVECCRRIGHHGQMLIPDNTTFLTHCNAGGLATGGYGTALGVIRAAAEYGKRVRVFADETRPFLQGSRLTAWELKKLGIPVTVITDNMAGHFMARGYIQAVVVGADRIAANGDTANKIGTYMAALAARENRIPFYVAAPLSTLDLSLPSGADIPIEERPDREVTHVGETRLTPEGVGIRNPAFDVTPNHLVSAIITDRGVARPPFITSLKALAG